One Micavibrio aeruginosavorus ARL-13 genomic window carries:
- a CDS encoding FG-GAP repeat protein, which yields MIRFIRRLSASIIFIVMIAPATPAWADCANPVGVVGDVIWSAVSESPAYCDGTTWHAFPKGKEVESWAAPSQFPVLNNPTPHSTDYFGYAVAISGSLAVVGVYQDESDGTTGISNAGRAYVFNADTGVLVATLNNPTPHISDFFGYSLAIDGNTVVVGAYQDESDGEAGVSAAGRAYVFNATTGALVSTLNNSSPHATDNFGYSVAIDGNVAVVGAHMDESDGGAGVSAAAALRHRVRRAISCSIQRTVSCNIAKAMRGWKSGNRMKIKKGGVCVPPFCSGFLF from the coding sequence ATGATCCGTTTTATACGCCGTTTGTCTGCCTCCATAATTTTTATCGTCATGATCGCTCCGGCGACGCCAGCATGGGCGGATTGCGCCAACCCGGTCGGTGTCGTGGGGGATGTGATATGGAGTGCTGTGAGCGAGAGCCCGGCTTATTGCGATGGCACAACATGGCACGCCTTTCCCAAGGGAAAAGAAGTGGAATCGTGGGCGGCTCCGTCACAATTCCCGGTCCTGAACAACCCAACGCCGCATTCAACCGATTATTTTGGCTATGCGGTGGCCATTTCGGGCAGCCTGGCTGTTGTGGGTGTGTATCAGGATGAATCGGATGGTACGACCGGAATTTCGAATGCGGGCCGTGCCTATGTCTTTAATGCTGACACGGGGGTTTTGGTTGCGACCTTGAACAACCCAACCCCTCATATCAGCGATTTTTTTGGCTATAGCCTTGCGATTGACGGCAACACGGTTGTTGTTGGCGCATATCAGGATGAATCAGACGGCGAAGCGGGCGTGTCTGCCGCAGGGCGTGCGTATGTGTTTAATGCGACAACTGGGGCGCTTGTTTCGACTTTGAATAACTCCAGCCCGCATGCAACGGACAATTTCGGTTATTCTGTCGCGATCGATGGAAACGTCGCTGTTGTCGGGGCGCATATGGATGAATCCGATGGGGGTGCCGGTGTATCGGCGGCGGCTGCTCTGCGCCATCGGGTGCGGCGTGCGATCTCGTGTTCAATACAACGCACGGTGTCTTGCAATATTGCGAAGGCGATGCGTGGATGGAAATCGGGAAATAGAATGAAGATTAAAAAAGGCGGGGTGTGTGTCCCGCCTTTTTGTTCTGGCTTTTTGTTTTGA
- the ahcY gene encoding adenosylhomocysteinase → MSAVAAKAQTHDYAVKDITLADWGRKEIAIAETEMPGLMALRAEYGPKQILKGARIVGCLHMTIQTAVLIETLVALGAEVRWSSCNIFSTQDQAAAAIAAAGIPVFAWKGLSEEEFWDCIDRTITGPNGWTPNMILDDGGDLTIRMHEKFPDMMKDIKGLSEETTTGVHRLYEMAKKGTLKVPAINVNDSVTKSKFDNLYGCRESLVDGIKRATDVMLAGKIAVVAGFGDVGKGSAESLRSQGARVLVTEIDPICALQAAMEGYQVVTMEDAVSTADIFVTTTGNVDIITLDHMRQMKDRAIVCNIGHFDSEIQIEALRNYKWHNVKPQVDEVEFPDGKRLIVLAEGRLVNLGCATGHPSFVMSASFTNQVLAQIELWTNTSAYEAGKVYVLPKHLDEKVAALHLEKLGVKLTKLTKKQADYIGVAESGPYKPDHYRY, encoded by the coding sequence ATGAGCGCTGTTGCCGCAAAAGCCCAAACCCACGATTACGCCGTGAAAGACATCACACTGGCCGATTGGGGTCGCAAGGAAATTGCGATTGCCGAAACGGAAATGCCGGGCCTGATGGCTTTGCGCGCCGAATATGGCCCGAAGCAGATCCTGAAAGGCGCCCGGATTGTTGGCTGCCTGCACATGACGATTCAGACTGCCGTGCTGATTGAAACGCTGGTGGCACTGGGTGCGGAAGTGCGCTGGTCATCCTGCAACATCTTCTCCACGCAAGACCAAGCCGCCGCAGCGATTGCCGCCGCCGGCATTCCGGTGTTCGCATGGAAAGGCTTGAGCGAAGAAGAATTCTGGGATTGCATCGACCGCACCATCACCGGCCCGAATGGCTGGACCCCGAACATGATTCTGGACGATGGCGGCGATTTGACCATTCGCATGCACGAAAAATTCCCGGACATGATGAAAGACATCAAGGGCCTGTCCGAAGAAACCACGACGGGTGTGCACCGCCTGTACGAAATGGCAAAAAAAGGCACATTGAAAGTGCCCGCCATTAACGTGAACGATTCCGTGACCAAATCGAAATTCGACAACCTCTATGGCTGCCGTGAATCGCTGGTCGATGGCATTAAGCGCGCCACCGACGTGATGCTGGCCGGTAAAATTGCCGTGGTGGCCGGGTTTGGCGACGTGGGCAAGGGCTCTGCTGAAAGCTTGCGTTCCCAAGGCGCACGCGTTCTGGTCACCGAAATCGACCCGATCTGCGCACTGCAGGCCGCGATGGAAGGGTATCAGGTTGTGACGATGGAAGACGCGGTATCCACCGCCGACATCTTCGTCACCACAACCGGTAACGTTGACATCATCACGCTGGACCATATGCGCCAGATGAAAGACCGCGCGATTGTTTGCAACATTGGTCACTTCGATTCCGAAATTCAGATCGAAGCGCTGCGGAATTACAAATGGCACAATGTGAAACCGCAAGTGGACGAAGTGGAATTCCCGGACGGCAAACGCCTGATCGTTCTGGCCGAAGGCCGTTTGGTCAATCTGGGTTGCGCCACCGGCCACCCGAGCTTCGTGATGTCCGCATCGTTCACCAACCAGGTGCTGGCCCAGATCGAATTGTGGACCAACACGTCCGCTTATGAGGCGGGCAAGGTTTACGTTCTGCCGAAACACCTGGACGAAAAAGTCGCCGCCCTGCACCTGGAAAAACTGGGCGTGAAGCTGACCAAGCTGACGAAGAAACAGGCCGATTATATCGGCGTTGCAGAATCAGGCCCGTACAAACCGGATCATTACCGTTACTAA
- the rapZ gene encoding RNase adapter RapZ: MNDSSATPPSSHRPTLILTGLSGAGMTSALKALEDLGYEVFDNFPLSLIDSLIKETAHDAAPVAIGIDARSRGFDPDAILAAAKRHNAELVFLWSDESTLQKRFTETRRRHPMAKDRPVSAGIKREQEWLHPLRATASHVIDTSDMSAQDLRRQLTSLFGLARGERMTVTIMSFGFKYGVPREADIVMDIRFLANPHWIKELRPQTGLDKDVGDYVRNDPAWAPFMQNFQTLLAPLLPRYQQEGKSYLTIAIGCTGGRHRSVFTTEQMHDWLEQQGYSSTTLHRDIGR, from the coding sequence ATGAATGATTCATCCGCGACCCCGCCATCATCCCACCGCCCGACCCTGATCCTGACCGGATTGTCCGGTGCGGGCATGACTTCTGCGCTGAAGGCGCTGGAGGATCTGGGGTATGAGGTTTTTGACAATTTTCCGCTGTCGCTGATCGATTCACTGATCAAGGAAACCGCACACGATGCCGCCCCGGTCGCGATTGGTATTGATGCGCGATCCCGCGGGTTTGACCCGGACGCCATTCTGGCCGCCGCCAAGCGCCACAACGCGGAACTGGTGTTTTTGTGGTCGGATGAATCGACATTACAAAAACGCTTCACCGAAACACGCCGCCGCCACCCGATGGCCAAGGACCGCCCCGTCAGCGCCGGGATCAAACGGGAGCAGGAATGGCTGCACCCCTTACGCGCCACAGCCAGTCATGTGATTGATACATCCGACATGTCGGCGCAGGATTTGCGCCGCCAATTAACATCCCTGTTCGGACTGGCCCGTGGGGAGCGCATGACGGTGACGATCATGTCATTCGGATTCAAATACGGCGTACCGCGTGAGGCGGACATCGTCATGGATATACGCTTCCTGGCCAACCCGCATTGGATCAAGGAACTGCGCCCGCAAACGGGATTGGACAAGGATGTCGGCGATTACGTGCGCAACGATCCGGCCTGGGCCCCGTTTATGCAGAATTTCCAGACCCTCCTCGCTCCGCTCCTGCCGCGGTATCAGCAGGAGGGGAAAAGCTATCTAACCATTGCGATTGGATGCACGGGCGGACGGCACCGGTCGGTGTTCACCACCGAACAAATGCATGATTGGCTGGAACAACAAGGTTATTCCAGCACAACATTGCACCGTGATATTGGACGGTAA
- a CDS encoding stimulus-sensing domain-containing protein translates to MPRPRILGGLTVRILAVNVIAPLVLVVGLLYLGQYRDSLIRAELETMQIQSQLFAGAIAEAAVRPVEKGKPFFFAKPEEIEMLVPELSRRMVRRLGQTTENRTRLFSADGTLIGDSLELGGERSGEARVAAARSAVAAESEAAQPSLSEQMNRWGQAIIEWIPMQSDLPDYPDTGAQSITAYPDAAVALTGRISATAWEDRQGKIRLTAAAPIRKVENVIGVVMLSRDGREIESAITQMRYDVLTVFLGALSITIFLSMYLAGSIGRPLKKLARAAEAVRLGKGRQIDIPDLTHRKDEIGELSAALNAMTTALRDRMDTIERFAADVSHEIKNPLTSLRSAVETAPIVKSKADLDRLFGIMQHDVNRLNRLISDISNASRLDAELSREEMGNVNMGRMLTQIIDGRRVALAQQNRRHAESGVETLPPEQRLRINIDSAEAVIVRGSEGRLAQVFENLLSNALSFTPVNKSVTINLSQNREQVLIQVEDEGPGIPENKLDTIFERFYSERPAHEDYGSHSGLGLSIARQIVKAHGGVIFAENIRDRDNQIRGARFTVVFNRA, encoded by the coding sequence ATGCCGCGCCCCCGTATTCTGGGCGGACTGACGGTCCGTATTCTGGCGGTAAACGTGATTGCACCGCTGGTTCTGGTTGTTGGTCTTCTCTATCTCGGCCAGTACCGCGACAGTTTGATCCGCGCCGAACTGGAAACCATGCAAATTCAATCGCAATTGTTCGCCGGCGCCATTGCCGAAGCCGCCGTGCGTCCGGTGGAAAAGGGGAAACCGTTCTTCTTCGCCAAACCCGAAGAGATTGAAATGCTGGTGCCCGAACTGTCCCGCCGCATGGTGCGACGCCTGGGCCAGACCACCGAAAACCGTACACGATTGTTCAGCGCGGATGGCACATTGATCGGCGATTCGCTGGAGCTGGGTGGCGAACGATCAGGCGAGGCCCGCGTGGCCGCCGCACGTAGTGCCGTTGCCGCCGAAAGCGAAGCGGCCCAGCCCAGCCTGTCCGAACAGATGAACCGCTGGGGCCAGGCGATTATTGAATGGATCCCAATGCAAAGCGACCTGCCCGATTATCCGGACACGGGCGCACAAAGCATCACCGCATACCCGGATGCCGCCGTCGCCCTGACCGGACGGATCAGCGCCACCGCATGGGAAGACCGGCAGGGAAAAATTCGCCTGACCGCCGCCGCCCCGATCCGCAAGGTTGAAAATGTGATTGGCGTCGTCATGCTATCACGCGATGGGCGTGAAATTGAATCCGCGATTACCCAGATGCGGTACGATGTGCTGACCGTCTTCCTGGGCGCGTTGTCCATCACAATTTTCCTGTCGATGTATCTGGCCGGATCGATTGGCCGCCCGTTGAAAAAACTGGCCCGCGCCGCCGAAGCCGTGCGCTTGGGCAAGGGCCGCCAGATCGACATTCCAGATTTGACCCACCGCAAGGATGAAATTGGCGAACTCTCCGCCGCATTGAACGCCATGACCACGGCGTTGCGCGATCGGATGGATACAATTGAACGCTTCGCCGCCGATGTATCGCACGAGATTAAAAACCCGCTGACATCGCTGCGCAGTGCGGTGGAAACCGCACCGATTGTGAAGAGCAAGGCCGATCTGGACCGCCTGTTCGGCATTATGCAGCATGATGTGAACCGCCTGAACCGTTTGATCAGCGATATTTCCAACGCATCCCGCCTGGACGCCGAATTATCGCGCGAAGAAATGGGCAATGTGAATATGGGCCGGATGCTGACCCAGATTATTGATGGCCGTCGTGTCGCACTGGCCCAGCAAAACCGTCGTCATGCCGAAAGTGGCGTGGAAACATTGCCACCGGAACAACGCCTGCGCATCAATATCGACAGCGCCGAAGCCGTGATTGTCCGGGGATCGGAAGGGCGACTGGCGCAGGTGTTTGAAAACCTGCTGTCCAATGCCCTGTCCTTCACGCCCGTCAATAAATCGGTGACCATCAATCTGTCACAAAACCGGGAACAGGTTTTGATTCAGGTCGAAGACGAAGGCCCCGGTATCCCGGAAAATAAGCTGGACACCATCTTTGAACGCTTCTATAGCGAGCGCCCCGCGCACGAAGATTACGGCAGCCATTCGGGATTGGGCCTGTCCATTGCGCGGCAGATCGTGAAAGCGCATGGCGGCGTGATTTTTGCGGAGAATATTCGTGACCGCGACAATCAAATTCGCGGCGCGCGCTTTACCGTCGTCTTTAACCGCGCATAG
- a CDS encoding response regulator transcription factor — translation MTQTATQTIALVDDDRNILTSVSMALEAEGYTVKTYTDGEEGLAGITANLPDLVVLDIKMPRMDGMEVLGKLREQSAIPVIFLTSKDDEIDEVLGLRMGADDYITKPFSQRLLIERIRSILRRNDVRKQPAPSQDEAAKNMIERGNLVLDDARHLCMWKGGAVDLTVTEYLLVKALAQRPGHVKNRDQLIDMAYGENIYVDDRTIDSHIKRIRKKFRVVDPEFSQIETLYGVGYRYKED, via the coding sequence ATGACCCAGACCGCCACCCAAACCATCGCCCTGGTTGACGACGATCGCAACATCCTGACATCGGTTTCGATGGCGCTGGAGGCTGAGGGCTATACGGTGAAGACCTACACCGATGGTGAGGAAGGCTTGGCCGGGATCACCGCCAATCTACCTGATCTGGTCGTGCTGGATATCAAGATGCCGCGGATGGATGGCATGGAAGTATTGGGCAAATTGCGCGAACAATCGGCCATTCCGGTCATTTTCCTGACCTCCAAGGATGACGAGATTGACGAAGTTCTGGGCCTGCGCATGGGGGCGGATGATTACATCACCAAGCCGTTTTCACAGCGCCTGCTGATCGAACGGATTCGATCCATCCTGCGCCGTAATGACGTGCGCAAACAGCCCGCCCCGTCGCAGGACGAGGCGGCCAAAAACATGATTGAGCGGGGCAATCTGGTTTTGGACGATGCCCGTCATTTGTGCATGTGGAAGGGTGGCGCGGTTGATTTAACCGTGACGGAATATTTGTTGGTCAAGGCACTGGCACAACGCCCGGGCCACGTGAAGAACCGCGATCAATTGATCGACATGGCCTATGGCGAAAATATCTATGTCGATGACCGCACCATCGACTCGCACATTAAACGCATCCGGAAAAAGTTCCGTGTCGTTGACCCCGAATTCTCACAGATTGAAACACTCTATGGCGTTGGGTACCGTTATAAAGAAGATTAA
- a CDS encoding bifunctional folylpolyglutamate synthase/dihydrofolate synthase — MQDTLNHIFSLRKNGRMDHSIRPEFFTLLDRLGNPHTHLPPVIHVAGTNGKGSTIAFMRAMLEAAGHSVHAYTSPHLIRFNERIVLNGQVIDDARLKPLLDEVLAAAHDDPDQSFFEIATAAAFTAFARTRADIVLLETGVGGRLDATNVVEHPIATAITTLSFDHTAWLGERLENIAAEKAGIIKPGVPCVVGAQMMDEAPAAIRVIETRAAAMQAALTIMGRDWHVHDVTDSSWSLTVAGETLSALPRPAMAGAHQIDNAALAIATLRAQSQCPVPIDAIHHGLRTAHWPGRLHRISHPAAPASWDVWVDGAHNDSGAIVLARHIAALYASDGHPTHLIIGMMGHKDAARFIAPLAQCATSVTLIPVPGSEGGKSHDPATLVPLWRTHGARNVSCAPDLDHAIATLAATHAPGRIIVAGSLYLAGHTLAQAAFS, encoded by the coding sequence TTGCAGGACACGCTGAACCATATTTTCAGCCTTCGTAAAAATGGCCGGATGGATCATTCCATCCGGCCTGAATTTTTTACACTGCTGGATCGGCTGGGCAATCCGCATACGCACCTGCCGCCGGTTATTCATGTCGCGGGAACGAATGGCAAGGGCTCAACAATCGCCTTTATGCGCGCGATGCTGGAGGCGGCGGGACACAGCGTTCACGCCTACACCTCCCCGCATTTGATCCGGTTCAATGAACGCATCGTCCTGAACGGTCAGGTGATTGATGATGCCCGGCTAAAACCGTTGTTGGATGAAGTGTTGGCCGCCGCCCACGACGACCCGGATCAGAGCTTCTTTGAAATCGCTACGGCGGCGGCCTTTACCGCCTTTGCCCGGACGCGCGCCGATATTGTCCTGCTGGAAACCGGCGTTGGCGGGCGGTTGGACGCCACCAACGTGGTCGAACACCCAATTGCCACCGCAATCACCACCCTGTCCTTTGACCACACGGCGTGGCTGGGCGAAAGATTGGAAAACATTGCGGCCGAGAAGGCCGGCATTATCAAGCCCGGCGTGCCTTGTGTCGTGGGCGCACAGATGATGGATGAGGCCCCGGCCGCCATTCGCGTGATTGAAACGCGCGCCGCCGCGATGCAGGCCGCACTGACGATCATGGGACGCGACTGGCATGTGCATGATGTCACCGATTCATCCTGGTCCTTGACGGTGGCAGGGGAAACCCTGTCCGCCCTGCCCCGCCCGGCCATGGCGGGCGCGCATCAAATTGACAATGCCGCGCTGGCCATCGCCACCTTGCGCGCGCAATCGCAATGCCCTGTTCCCATCGACGCCATACATCACGGCCTGCGCACCGCGCACTGGCCGGGGCGGTTGCATCGTATTTCACATCCCGCCGCCCCCGCATCGTGGGACGTATGGGTGGATGGCGCCCATAATGACAGCGGCGCCATTGTGCTGGCCCGGCATATCGCCGCCCTGTACGCAAGCGATGGCCACCCCACGCATTTGATCATTGGCATGATGGGACACAAGGATGCGGCCCGGTTTATCGCCCCGCTGGCCCAATGTGCGACCAGCGTGACACTGATCCCCGTGCCGGGCAGCGAGGGCGGGAAAAGCCACGACCCCGCAACACTGGTCCCGCTGTGGCGGACACATGGTGCGCGCAATGTGTCATGCGCCCCGGATCTGGACCACGCCATCGCAACACTGGCCGCCACACACGCACCGGGCCGCATCATCGTGGCCGGATCGCTTTATCTGGCGGGTCACACACTGGCGCAGGCCGCATTTTCGTAA
- the accD gene encoding acetyl-CoA carboxylase, carboxyltransferase subunit beta, with product MIRHDHLAHFKEGSVAGMNWLSNFIRPKIRSFVSQQKDVPDNLWQKCPACDGMLFHRDLDENMNVCTHCGHHLKIDVDQRLNILFDDGEWNEIRAPHVPVDPLKFKDRKAYSARLKEAQSKSKREDAIVIATGTIGGQPVVCAAFDFSFMGGSMGAGVGEGIVRAAEEAVRTHSAFMVIPSSGGARMQEGALSLMQMPRTIIAVEMVKDAKLPYIVLLADPTTGGVSASFAMVGDIQIAEPGCMIGFAGKRVIQETIREELPPGFQTAEYLLDHGMIDMVVARKDLHSTLSRVLNLLMNRTGREEARGGSRGKGSKSVNGSGKSGKGDISSAAKAARNVAKLPSVKKKVAAKITKKRAAMTSKTIRKIAD from the coding sequence ATGATCAGACATGATCATCTGGCCCACTTTAAAGAAGGCAGTGTTGCAGGCATGAACTGGCTGAGCAATTTCATTCGTCCGAAGATCCGGTCCTTTGTTTCACAGCAAAAGGACGTGCCCGATAATCTGTGGCAAAAATGCCCGGCGTGCGATGGCATGTTGTTCCATCGCGATCTGGATGAAAACATGAATGTCTGCACCCATTGCGGACATCATTTGAAAATCGACGTGGACCAGCGCCTGAACATCCTGTTCGACGACGGCGAGTGGAACGAAATCCGCGCCCCGCATGTTCCGGTTGATCCGTTGAAATTCAAGGACCGCAAAGCATATTCCGCACGGTTGAAAGAAGCCCAAAGCAAATCCAAACGCGAAGATGCGATTGTGATTGCCACCGGCACCATCGGCGGCCAGCCGGTTGTGTGCGCGGCGTTCGATTTCTCCTTCATGGGTGGGTCCATGGGCGCGGGCGTTGGTGAAGGGATTGTGCGTGCCGCCGAAGAAGCCGTGCGCACCCATTCCGCCTTCATGGTTATTCCGTCATCGGGCGGCGCCCGTATGCAGGAAGGCGCGTTGTCGTTGATGCAGATGCCGCGCACGATCATCGCCGTGGAGATGGTGAAGGACGCCAAACTGCCCTACATCGTTTTGCTGGCCGACCCGACGACGGGCGGGGTCAGCGCATCCTTTGCCATGGTGGGCGACATTCAAATCGCCGAACCGGGTTGCATGATCGGCTTCGCCGGAAAGCGTGTAATCCAGGAAACCATCCGCGAAGAATTGCCGCCGGGATTCCAGACCGCCGAATATCTGCTGGATCACGGCATGATCGACATGGTTGTGGCGCGCAAGGATTTGCATTCCACCCTGTCCCGCGTTCTGAACCTGCTGATGAACCGCACGGGCCGCGAAGAAGCCCGTGGCGGCAGCCGCGGCAAGGGCAGCAAATCCGTCAACGGATCGGGCAAATCCGGCAAGGGCGATATTTCCAGCGCCGCGAAAGCCGCGCGCAATGTCGCAAAACTGCCGTCTGTGAAAAAGAAAGTGGCCGCAAAAATAACCAAGAAGCGCGCCGCGATGACCAGCAAAACCATCCGCAAGATCGCGGATTAA
- a CDS encoding YdcF family protein encodes MDRNASPDFPPSCPAARGGLRHAFYRAVHAYLLIEQTELACADLAVLCGSVKTTPAIAQCGAQLFHDGYTNRFIVSGRVKATAQETEAEMMRRILIEHGVPDHSILLENRATNTQENIVYARRMIMQRGELDQIRTIITVGNVTAGRRTMMTTARRWPEVFAMHATGNKFPVAAQDFHTHAEFRRTVLREWAKIAPYQANGWLKEVDIEAINTMARALPQPSQHTPTP; translated from the coding sequence ATGGATCGTAATGCGTCACCCGATTTTCCACCGTCTTGCCCCGCCGCGCGCGGGGGGTTGCGCCATGCGTTTTATCGGGCCGTTCATGCCTATCTGCTGATTGAACAGACCGAACTGGCCTGTGCCGATCTGGCCGTGTTGTGCGGCAGCGTTAAAACCACCCCCGCGATTGCCCAATGCGGCGCGCAATTGTTCCATGACGGGTACACAAACCGTTTCATCGTGTCGGGCCGCGTCAAGGCCACGGCACAGGAAACCGAAGCGGAAATGATGCGCCGGATCCTGATTGAACATGGCGTGCCGGATCATTCCATCCTGCTGGAAAACCGCGCGACGAACACGCAGGAAAATATTGTCTATGCCCGCCGGATGATCATGCAACGGGGTGAACTGGATCAGATCCGCACCATCATCACCGTTGGCAACGTCACCGCCGGACGCCGCACCATGATGACGACCGCCCGCCGCTGGCCGGAAGTTTTCGCGATGCACGCCACCGGAAACAAATTCCCGGTGGCCGCACAGGATTTTCACACCCATGCCGAATTTCGCCGCACCGTCTTGCGCGAATGGGCCAAGATTGCGCCCTATCAAGCGAACGGATGGTTGAAAGAAGTGGATATTGAGGCCATCAACACCATGGCCCGGGCCTTGCCACAACCCAGCCAACATACGCCAACCCCCTGA
- the pyrF gene encoding orotidine-5'-phosphate decarboxylase, which produces MTQPIIFCAIDTPDLDHAKHLVAAIGPVTGGIKLGLEFFCTHGPDGIRRVMDEAPNAALFLDLKFHDIPNTVAAALRTATRTRPAFVNVHASGGADMMRAGHDALMDEAAKCAITPPRLLAVTILTSLDAPSLSAVGQGDDVAAQVIRLATLTKESGLDGVVCSAHEIAPLRAALGPDFTLMVPGIRPAGSDAGDQKRTMAPDEALHAGASHLVIGRPITGAADPAAAARTILATLKKPA; this is translated from the coding sequence ATGACCCAGCCCATCATCTTCTGCGCCATCGACACACCCGATCTGGACCATGCCAAACACTTGGTTGCCGCCATTGGCCCGGTAACGGGCGGGATCAAATTAGGGTTGGAGTTTTTCTGCACCCATGGTCCCGATGGCATTCGCCGCGTGATGGATGAAGCGCCAAACGCGGCCCTGTTTCTGGATTTGAAATTCCACGACATTCCCAACACCGTGGCCGCCGCATTGCGCACGGCCACACGCACGCGGCCCGCCTTCGTCAACGTCCACGCATCCGGCGGGGCCGACATGATGCGGGCGGGGCACGATGCGTTGATGGATGAAGCCGCCAAATGCGCCATCACACCTCCGCGTCTGTTGGCCGTTACCATTTTGACCAGCCTAGATGCCCCATCCCTGTCCGCCGTGGGGCAAGGGGATGATGTGGCCGCACAGGTCATTCGCTTGGCTACACTCACGAAAGAATCCGGACTGGACGGCGTGGTGTGTTCGGCCCACGAAATTGCCCCGCTTCGTGCCGCCCTTGGCCCCGATTTCACGTTGATGGTACCGGGCATTCGCCCCGCCGGATCAGACGCCGGAGACCAGAAGCGCACGATGGCCCCGGACGAAGCCCTGCATGCCGGGGCCAGCCATCTGGTCATTGGCCGCCCAATCACGGGAGCCGCCGATCCGGCCGCCGCCGCCCGCACCATTCTGGCCACCTTGAAAAAGCCAGCCTAA
- the ihfB gene encoding integration host factor subunit beta, producing the protein MTKSELIQKLAERNPHLYMRDVEKIVDTIFEEITKALVVGDRVELRGFGAFSVKEREARTGRNPRTGESVEVDAKRLPFFKTGKALRERLNGGVSDGDDNEF; encoded by the coding sequence ATGACCAAATCGGAACTGATCCAGAAGCTCGCAGAACGCAACCCGCACCTTTATATGCGGGACGTTGAGAAAATCGTCGATACCATCTTCGAAGAAATCACCAAGGCCTTGGTCGTAGGCGATCGCGTGGAATTGCGTGGTTTTGGCGCATTTTCCGTGAAAGAACGCGAAGCCCGCACGGGCCGCAACCCCCGCACCGGCGAAAGCGTCGAGGTGGACGCCAAACGCCTGCCGTTCTTTAAAACCGGCAAAGCCCTGCGCGAGCGCCTGAATGGCGGCGTGTCCGACGGGGACGACAACGAATTTTAA